The following are from one region of the Qipengyuania flava genome:
- a CDS encoding beta-ketoacyl-ACP synthase III — translation MIRSVIIGTGSALPETCVTNEEMAQRVDTTDEWIVERTGIRQRYIAGEGETTSTLGTAAARKALEAAGVDPSEIGLIVLATATPDHTFPATATQVQAALGCGGGVAFDVQAVCSGFLYALATADSLLRTGMAQKALVIGAETFSRILDWEDRTTCVLFGDGAGAVVLEAQDVAEDGPGILASRLHAEGAHKDMLYVDGGPSTTGTVGHLRMKGREVFRHAVVNLADVLGEVLEETGMSAGDIDWVVPHQANARILDATARKLGLPAEKVVVTVDQHANTSAASVPLALDTAMRDGRIQKGDLVVFEAMGGGFTWGASLARM, via the coding sequence ATGATCCGCTCGGTCATCATTGGTACGGGCTCGGCGCTCCCGGAAACCTGCGTCACCAACGAAGAGATGGCCCAGCGGGTCGACACCACGGACGAGTGGATTGTCGAGCGCACCGGCATTCGCCAACGCTATATTGCGGGCGAGGGCGAAACGACCTCGACGCTCGGCACCGCAGCGGCGCGCAAGGCGCTGGAAGCGGCCGGCGTCGATCCGTCCGAGATCGGTCTTATCGTGCTGGCCACGGCCACGCCCGACCACACCTTCCCCGCCACCGCCACCCAGGTGCAGGCCGCGCTCGGCTGCGGCGGCGGGGTGGCTTTCGACGTGCAGGCGGTGTGTTCGGGCTTCCTCTACGCACTCGCCACGGCCGATTCGCTGCTGCGCACCGGCATGGCGCAAAAGGCGCTGGTGATCGGCGCGGAAACTTTCAGCCGCATCCTCGACTGGGAGGACCGCACGACCTGCGTCCTGTTCGGTGACGGTGCGGGCGCCGTGGTGCTCGAAGCGCAGGATGTGGCCGAGGACGGTCCCGGTATCCTCGCCAGCCGGCTCCACGCCGAAGGCGCGCACAAGGACATGCTCTATGTCGATGGCGGCCCCTCGACCACGGGCACGGTCGGCCACTTGCGCATGAAAGGCCGCGAGGTCTTCCGCCACGCCGTGGTGAACCTTGCCGATGTGCTGGGCGAAGTGCTCGAGGAAACGGGCATGAGCGCCGGCGACATCGACTGGGTCGTGCCGCACCAGGCCAACGCCCGCATCCTCGATGCAACCGCTCGCAAGCTCGGTTTGCCGGCCGAAAAAGTCGTCGTCACGGTCGACCAGCACGCCAACACATCGGCGGCCTCGGTGCCGCTCGCGCTTGATACCGCCATGCGCGACGGGCGCATCCAGAAGGGCGATCTCGTCGTGTTCGAAGCGATGGGTGGCGGCTTCACCTGGGGTGCTTCGCTCGCGCGCATGTAA
- a CDS encoding D-2-hydroxyacid dehydrogenase has product MTKAVLSALIRPLVEPRLPDWVEPLWFASKEQALEFAPEAEIGWFDLNEKEPMVEIAHAATNLKWMNSIYAGLDFMPLDVLKQRGVVVTNGVGINAITIAEYVVMLMLAHAKGYREVVRAQERHEWLLDSPGKRELSGERVLLLGLGAIGQLVKTRLEAFDMKVVPVRRSGADDALKPGEWRGRLGEFDWVVLAVPSTEETKGMIGASELAAMRPNGVLVNIARGDVVDQDALVDALKQKSIEAALLDVTDPEPLPEDHPLWDLEDAQVTMHLSGRAQTKMFQRSADRFVENLERWQKGEPVEPRLDLDLGY; this is encoded by the coding sequence ATGACAAAAGCCGTCCTGTCCGCCCTGATCCGCCCGCTCGTCGAACCGCGCCTGCCCGATTGGGTCGAGCCGCTATGGTTCGCCAGCAAGGAACAGGCTCTGGAGTTTGCGCCGGAGGCGGAAATCGGCTGGTTCGACCTCAACGAAAAGGAACCGATGGTCGAGATCGCGCACGCCGCGACCAACCTCAAATGGATGAACTCGATCTACGCCGGCCTCGATTTCATGCCTCTCGACGTCTTGAAGCAGCGCGGGGTTGTCGTGACCAACGGGGTCGGGATCAACGCCATCACCATCGCCGAATACGTCGTGATGCTGATGCTCGCCCACGCCAAGGGCTACCGCGAGGTCGTGCGCGCGCAGGAGCGGCACGAATGGCTGCTCGACAGCCCGGGCAAGCGCGAACTTTCGGGCGAGCGGGTGCTGCTGCTCGGCCTTGGCGCAATCGGCCAGCTGGTGAAGACGCGGCTCGAAGCGTTCGACATGAAGGTCGTCCCCGTACGCCGTTCGGGTGCCGATGATGCGCTGAAGCCCGGCGAATGGCGCGGCCGGCTTGGCGAATTCGACTGGGTCGTGCTTGCCGTCCCCTCGACCGAGGAGACGAAGGGCATGATCGGCGCATCCGAGCTTGCGGCGATGCGGCCCAACGGCGTGCTGGTGAACATCGCGCGCGGCGATGTGGTGGATCAGGATGCACTGGTCGATGCCCTCAAGCAGAAGTCCATCGAGGCTGCGCTGCTCGACGTGACCGATCCCGAACCGCTGCCCGAAGACCACCCGCTGTGGGATCTTGAGGACGCGCAGGTCACCATGCACCTGTCGGGCCGGGCGCAGACCAAGATGTTCCAGCGCTCCGCCGATCGCTTCGTCGAGAATCTCGAACGCTGGCAAAAGGGTGAGCCGGTCGAGCCGCGGCTCGATCTCGACCTCGGCTACTGA
- a CDS encoding M24 family metallopeptidase: MRLPLLAALLGALALPQAVHAKAPVLPMSETELAAPEMPPLLSMRERAEVIDAVLAERLETIVPAIMREQGIDMWVLMAREYFEEPVIATMLDAKSMAARRRTILVFHDPGEGQPVERLTVSRYGLAGLFEPSWAPEDEPDQWQAVADIIAERDPDQIAINFSDLKAFGDGMTLSQYRLMTAALPETYRERIVSGETLAIRWLESRTDRELEIYPGIVRIAHALIARAFSREVITPGETTAADVQWWYRETLASLGLTPWFHPSVGIQREGEEEMLRGDTVIQPGDLLWTDFGITYLRLNTDTQHLAYVLKPGETEAPEGLREGLRRTNRVGDILTGSFRAGESGNEILARARAAALAEGLDPSIYSHPIGFHGHGAGTSIGFWDNQEADPRGEYPVLAGTTWSIEFTNYYEVPEWGGQRVDFRSEEDAFFDGETVRFLDGRQTELTLIPSD, translated from the coding sequence ATGCGCCTGCCCCTTCTCGCCGCGCTGCTCGGCGCCCTCGCCCTGCCCCAGGCCGTCCATGCCAAGGCGCCGGTCCTGCCGATGAGCGAGACCGAGCTTGCCGCGCCCGAGATGCCGCCGCTGCTCTCCATGCGCGAGCGGGCCGAGGTGATCGACGCGGTGCTCGCCGAGCGGCTGGAGACCATCGTGCCGGCGATCATGCGCGAACAGGGCATCGACATGTGGGTGCTGATGGCGCGCGAATATTTCGAGGAGCCGGTCATCGCCACCATGCTCGATGCGAAGAGCATGGCCGCGCGGCGGCGCACGATCCTCGTCTTCCACGATCCGGGCGAAGGCCAGCCGGTCGAGCGGCTGACCGTCAGCCGCTACGGGCTGGCCGGCCTGTTCGAGCCTTCCTGGGCGCCCGAGGACGAGCCCGACCAGTGGCAGGCAGTCGCCGACATCATTGCAGAGCGGGATCCCGACCAGATCGCCATCAACTTTTCCGACCTGAAGGCCTTCGGTGACGGGATGACGCTGAGCCAGTACCGGCTCATGACCGCAGCCCTGCCCGAGACCTATCGCGAGCGCATTGTGTCGGGCGAGACGCTCGCCATCCGCTGGCTCGAAAGCCGGACCGATCGCGAGCTGGAAATCTACCCCGGTATCGTACGTATCGCCCACGCGCTGATCGCGCGGGCCTTCTCGCGCGAGGTCATCACGCCGGGCGAAACCACCGCGGCCGATGTGCAATGGTGGTACCGCGAAACGCTGGCGAGCCTTGGCCTCACGCCCTGGTTCCACCCTTCGGTCGGCATCCAGCGCGAGGGCGAGGAAGAGATGCTGCGCGGCGATACGGTGATCCAGCCGGGCGACCTCCTGTGGACCGATTTCGGCATCACCTACCTGCGGCTTAACACCGATACGCAGCACCTCGCCTATGTCCTGAAACCGGGCGAGACCGAGGCGCCGGAGGGCCTGCGCGAGGGTCTGAGGCGCACCAACCGCGTCGGCGATATCCTCACCGGGTCATTCCGCGCAGGTGAAAGCGGCAACGAGATCCTGGCCCGTGCGCGGGCGGCGGCGCTTGCCGAGGGGCTCGATCCCTCGATCTACAGTCATCCTATCGGCTTTCACGGCCACGGTGCGGGCACTTCGATCGGGTTTTGGGACAACCAGGAGGCCGACCCGCGTGGCGAATATCCCGTACTAGCTGGCACCACCTGGTCGATCGAGTTCACCAACTACTACGAGGTCCCCGAATGGGGCGGCCAGCGCGTCGATTTCCGGTCGGAAGAAGACGCCTTTTTCGATGGCGAGACCGTGCGCTTCCTCGACGGGCGCCAGACAGAGCTGACGCTGATCCCTTCCGACTGA
- a CDS encoding acetolactate synthase large subunit: protein MADTRKASDLFIECLEAEGCEYIFGVPGEENLDFLDSLSRSKQIKLVLTRHEQGAGFMAATYGRHTGKTGVCIATLGPGATNFVTAAAYAQLGGMPMMMITGQKPIKKSKQGQFQILDVVAMMDPITKYTRQLHSGDNIPSRVREAYRLAEEEKPGAVHLELPEDIAEEPADATPIARSLARRPSAEPKAVAQAVAALEQAKKPILVIGAGANRKMTGKMLGEFVEKTGIPFVTTQMGKGVLDERHPLFLGCAALSAGDFCHRAIEEADVIVNVGHDVIEKPPFFMHDSGHTVIHVSTKTAEVDPVYFPQIEVIGDIANAVWQIKEAITKQDHWESGSLTRYREAEVAHTKDLADDARFPIFPPHLVRSIRQAMPDDGIICLDNGVYKIWFARCYQAYLPNTVLLDNALATMGAGLPSAMMSAMLYPDRKVMAICGDGGFMMNSQEMETAVRLGLNLTVLILRDDAYGMIRWKQANMGFEDFGLTYGNPDFVAYAESYGAKGHRVESSAHLQDLLAHCSNTPGVHLIDCPVDYSENDRILNRDIKELSAKL from the coding sequence ATGGCCGACACCCGAAAAGCATCCGACCTTTTCATCGAATGCCTCGAAGCCGAAGGGTGTGAATACATCTTCGGCGTACCCGGTGAAGAGAACCTCGACTTTCTCGACAGCCTCAGCCGATCGAAGCAGATCAAGCTCGTCCTGACCCGGCACGAACAGGGTGCCGGCTTCATGGCTGCCACCTATGGCCGGCACACGGGCAAGACCGGCGTGTGCATCGCCACGCTGGGGCCGGGGGCGACGAACTTCGTCACCGCCGCCGCCTATGCGCAATTGGGCGGCATGCCGATGATGATGATCACCGGGCAAAAGCCGATCAAGAAATCGAAGCAGGGCCAGTTCCAGATCCTGGACGTGGTCGCGATGATGGATCCGATCACGAAATACACCCGCCAGCTGCACTCGGGCGACAACATCCCGAGCCGTGTGCGCGAGGCCTATCGCCTGGCGGAAGAGGAAAAGCCGGGCGCGGTGCATCTCGAACTGCCCGAGGACATTGCCGAGGAACCGGCCGATGCGACGCCTATCGCGCGCAGCCTGGCCCGCCGCCCGAGCGCCGAACCCAAGGCCGTGGCGCAGGCCGTCGCGGCGCTGGAACAGGCGAAGAAGCCGATCCTCGTCATCGGTGCAGGGGCGAACCGCAAGATGACCGGCAAGATGCTCGGCGAATTCGTCGAGAAGACCGGCATTCCCTTCGTCACCACGCAGATGGGCAAGGGCGTGCTCGACGAGCGGCACCCGCTGTTTCTCGGCTGCGCGGCGCTTTCTGCCGGAGACTTCTGCCACCGCGCGATCGAGGAGGCCGACGTCATCGTCAACGTGGGCCATGACGTCATCGAAAAGCCGCCCTTTTTCATGCACGACAGCGGTCACACGGTGATCCATGTCAGCACCAAGACCGCCGAGGTCGACCCGGTCTATTTCCCGCAGATCGAGGTGATCGGCGATATCGCCAACGCCGTGTGGCAGATCAAGGAAGCGATCACGAAGCAGGACCACTGGGAAAGCGGTTCGCTGACCCGCTACCGCGAGGCCGAGGTCGCCCATACGAAGGACCTCGCCGACGACGCGCGGTTTCCGATTTTTCCGCCGCATTTGGTGCGCAGCATCCGCCAGGCCATGCCCGATGACGGGATCATCTGTCTCGACAACGGGGTCTACAAGATCTGGTTCGCCCGCTGCTACCAGGCGTACCTCCCCAACACCGTGCTGCTCGACAACGCGCTCGCCACCATGGGCGCAGGCCTGCCGAGCGCGATGATGAGCGCCATGCTCTATCCCGACCGCAAGGTGATGGCGATTTGCGGCGATGGCGGCTTCATGATGAACAGCCAGGAGATGGAGACTGCGGTGCGCCTTGGCCTCAATCTGACCGTGCTGATCCTGCGCGACGATGCTTACGGCATGATCCGCTGGAAGCAGGCGAACATGGGCTTCGAGGACTTCGGCCTGACCTACGGCAATCCCGATTTCGTCGCCTATGCCGAAAGCTATGGTGCGAAGGGGCACCGGGTCGAAAGCAGCGCGCATCTGCAGGACCTGCTCGCGCATTGCAGCAATACGCCCGGGGTGCACCTGATCGACTGTCCGGTCGATTATTCGGAGAACGACCGCATCCTCAACAGGGACATCAAGGAACTGAGCGCGAAGCTTTGA
- a CDS encoding aldehyde dehydrogenase family protein: MPTLKDTYPLYLNNKAAQPNTDLEVTDKFTGEVAFRTALASPEIIDEAIAGAVAATEPMARLASYERQAVLQHCVDRFTERFDELAYALCVEAGKPIKDSEGEVTRLIDTFRIAAEESVRMYGEVMPLDISERAKGYQSIWKRYPIGPCSFISPFNFPLNLAAHKIAPAIAVGCPFVMKPASKTPLGAIIMGEVLAETDLPEGAFSILPASRDGADLFTEDERLKLLSFTGSPGVGWDLKAKSGKKKVVLELGGNAAVIVDRDADLDDALERIIFGAFYQSGQSCIGVQRILIREEVYDSFKEMLVEKTKTLVAGDPKDRDTFIGPMISEKEASRLKGWIDEAVEGGASLLTGGACEGNMLEATLLEGVHKDAKALNEEAFGPLAILQKFSDFDEALAEVNRSTFGLQAGIFTRDLFKMFDAWDRLEVGGVVINDVPSYRVDNMPYGGVKDSGLGREGIKFAMEDMTEIRNLVIRRG; the protein is encoded by the coding sequence ATGCCCACGCTGAAGGACACCTACCCGCTCTACCTCAACAACAAGGCCGCGCAGCCCAACACCGACCTTGAGGTGACCGACAAGTTCACCGGCGAGGTGGCCTTTCGCACCGCGCTGGCCAGCCCGGAGATCATCGACGAGGCCATTGCCGGGGCCGTGGCGGCAACCGAGCCCATGGCGCGGCTCGCCAGCTACGAGCGGCAGGCGGTGCTCCAGCATTGCGTCGACCGCTTCACCGAGCGCTTCGACGAGCTTGCCTATGCGCTGTGCGTGGAAGCCGGTAAGCCGATCAAGGACAGCGAGGGCGAGGTCACGCGGCTGATCGACACCTTCCGCATCGCGGCCGAGGAATCGGTGCGCATGTATGGCGAGGTCATGCCGCTCGACATTTCCGAGCGCGCCAAGGGCTACCAGTCGATCTGGAAGCGTTATCCGATCGGGCCGTGCAGCTTCATTTCGCCGTTCAACTTCCCGCTGAACCTCGCCGCTCACAAGATCGCGCCGGCCATTGCGGTGGGCTGCCCCTTCGTCATGAAGCCGGCCTCCAAGACCCCGCTCGGCGCGATCATCATGGGCGAGGTGCTGGCGGAAACCGACCTTCCCGAAGGCGCTTTCAGTATCCTGCCCGCCAGCCGCGACGGGGCCGATCTCTTCACCGAGGACGAGCGCCTCAAGCTCCTCAGCTTCACCGGTTCGCCCGGCGTCGGCTGGGACTTGAAGGCCAAGAGCGGCAAGAAAAAGGTCGTGCTCGAACTGGGCGGCAACGCAGCGGTCATCGTCGACCGCGATGCCGATCTCGACGACGCGCTCGAGCGGATCATCTTCGGCGCCTTCTACCAGAGCGGGCAAAGCTGCATCGGGGTGCAGCGCATCCTCATCCGTGAGGAGGTCTACGACAGCTTCAAGGAGATGCTGGTCGAGAAGACCAAGACCCTCGTCGCAGGCGATCCCAAGGACCGCGATACTTTTATCGGGCCGATGATTTCCGAGAAGGAAGCAAGCCGCCTCAAGGGCTGGATCGACGAGGCGGTGGAAGGCGGGGCAAGCCTGCTGACCGGCGGCGCGTGCGAGGGCAACATGCTCGAAGCCACGCTGCTCGAAGGCGTGCACAAGGATGCAAAAGCGCTGAACGAGGAAGCCTTCGGCCCGCTCGCCATCCTGCAGAAGTTCTCCGACTTCGACGAGGCGCTGGCGGAAGTGAACCGCTCCACCTTCGGTCTGCAGGCCGGCATCTTCACGCGCGACTTGTTCAAGATGTTCGACGCCTGGGACCGGCTCGAAGTCGGCGGCGTGGTCATCAACGACGTCCCCAGCTACCGCGTCGACAACATGCCCTACGGCGGCGTGAAGGATTCAGGGCTGGGCCGCGAAGGCATCAAGTTCGCGATGGAGGACATGACCGAGATCCGGAACCTGGTGATCCGGCGTGGGTGA
- a CDS encoding RES domain-containing protein gives MRLWRLTRGPYAKLDGAGAERHGARYSPPGHPVEHFTSEAGLAVLVALRYLPEEPAKRPTDFVLGWTEIDAVPERIPDSGADEAPIRAWVADWLESGRSPLAAIASRVLPEGDIILMNMRHAVATSVPPLTLRPFDFGTCLHRPPMLDTYQG, from the coding sequence ATGCGGCTCTGGCGACTGACCCGCGGGCCCTATGCCAAGCTCGACGGGGCCGGTGCCGAGCGTCACGGGGCGCGCTATTCCCCTCCCGGCCATCCGGTCGAACATTTCACCTCGGAAGCCGGTCTCGCCGTGCTGGTGGCCCTGCGCTACCTGCCGGAGGAGCCGGCCAAGCGGCCCACGGACTTCGTGCTCGGCTGGACCGAAATCGATGCGGTGCCCGAGCGCATTCCCGATAGCGGGGCAGACGAGGCGCCGATCCGCGCCTGGGTTGCCGACTGGCTCGAAAGCGGCCGCTCGCCGCTCGCCGCCATCGCCTCGCGCGTGCTGCCCGAAGGGGACATCATCCTGATGAACATGCGGCACGCGGTCGCGACAAGCGTGCCGCCCCTTACCCTGCGCCCTTTCGATTTCGGCACATGCCTCCATCGCCCGCCGATGCTGGACACATACCAAGGGTAG
- a CDS encoding MerR family transcriptional regulator, with protein sequence MAVFDDGKDKGALRTIGEVAKATGIKAHVLRYWEQQFPMLKPLTRSGGRRYYRPEDVELLERIDRLVNQEGYTLKGAKAALRGAPDPQAAAQETAAPAPAPAIEGHTLTRLKAIRDELKAALAA encoded by the coding sequence ATGGCGGTTTTCGACGACGGGAAAGACAAGGGCGCGCTGCGCACTATCGGCGAAGTCGCCAAGGCTACCGGCATCAAGGCCCATGTCCTGCGCTATTGGGAACAGCAGTTCCCGATGCTCAAGCCGCTGACCCGCAGCGGTGGACGCCGCTACTATCGCCCGGAAGATGTCGAGCTGCTCGAACGGATCGACCGGCTGGTCAACCAGGAAGGGTACACGCTGAAAGGCGCCAAGGCCGCGCTTCGCGGCGCGCCCGATCCGCAGGCCGCCGCACAGGAAACGGCCGCGCCGGCTCCTGCACCTGCGATCGAAGGGCACACGCTCACCCGGCTGAAGGCCATCCGCGACGAGCTGAAGGCGGCGCTGGCCGCCTGA
- the plsX gene encoding phosphate acyltransferase PlsX → MSLPRIAVDAMGGDEGVRVMVEGAALARHRHDKFKFLLVGDETRIKAALESHPGMAGASEILHCDDVVGGDELPSRALRRAKTTSMGLAVNAVKQGDAGAAVSAGNTGALMAMSKLALRTMPGLDRPALAALLPTLTDDDVVMLDLGANRECDARNLVQFAIMGAAYSRIVTGRDRPRTRLLNIGTEETKGTEDIQAAAEALRAATGLAMDFEGYVEADKINRGDVDVVVTDGFSGNIALKAIEGTARFVTDLLRSAFTSSLRSKIGFLVSRPATELLKHHLDPNNHNGAVFLGLNGVVVKSHGSANALGVANAVEVAARLLEDDITNRIKQDLGALDSGSLAAK, encoded by the coding sequence ATGAGCCTGCCGCGTATCGCTGTCGATGCGATGGGCGGCGATGAAGGCGTGCGCGTGATGGTCGAAGGTGCCGCGCTCGCGCGGCATCGCCACGACAAGTTCAAATTCCTGCTGGTCGGTGACGAGACGCGGATCAAGGCCGCGCTCGAATCGCACCCCGGCATGGCCGGCGCTTCGGAAATCCTGCACTGCGACGACGTGGTCGGCGGCGACGAGCTGCCGAGCCGCGCGCTTCGCCGTGCCAAGACCACCAGCATGGGCCTTGCCGTCAACGCGGTGAAGCAGGGCGATGCCGGCGCTGCCGTTTCGGCCGGCAACACCGGCGCACTCATGGCGATGAGCAAGCTGGCGCTGCGCACCATGCCGGGCCTCGATCGCCCCGCGCTCGCCGCGCTGCTGCCCACGTTGACCGACGATGATGTCGTCATGCTGGACCTTGGCGCCAACCGCGAATGCGACGCGCGTAACCTCGTGCAGTTCGCGATCATGGGCGCCGCCTATTCGCGCATCGTGACCGGCCGTGATCGCCCTCGCACCCGCCTGCTCAACATCGGCACCGAAGAAACCAAGGGCACCGAAGACATCCAGGCGGCTGCCGAAGCGCTGCGCGCTGCAACCGGCCTCGCGATGGATTTCGAAGGCTATGTCGAAGCCGACAAGATCAACCGCGGCGACGTCGATGTCGTGGTGACCGACGGCTTTTCCGGCAACATCGCCTTGAAGGCGATCGAAGGCACCGCACGCTTCGTGACCGACCTGCTGCGTAGCGCCTTCACCAGCTCGCTGCGTTCGAAGATCGGCTTCCTGGTCTCGCGCCCGGCGACCGAGCTGCTCAAGCACCATCTCGACCCGAACAACCACAATGGCGCGGTCTTCCTCGGCCTCAACGGCGTTGTGGTGAAAAGCCATGGCAGCGCCAACGCGCTCGGCGTCGCCAACGCGGTCGAAGTCGCTGCGCGCCTGCTGGAGGACGACATTACCAACCGCATCAAGCAAGACCTGGGCGCGCTCGACTCGGGCAGCCTCGCGGCAAAATGA
- a CDS encoding integration host factor subunit alpha, with the protein MRSVGTLTRADLAETINRKMGLSRAESLDMVEAILDKMSDALADGENVKISGFGSFVLRDKKERVGRNPKTGVEVPITPRRVMTFRASQLLKERIANG; encoded by the coding sequence ATGCGCTCCGTGGGCACGCTGACGAGGGCTGACCTCGCCGAAACCATCAACCGGAAAATGGGCCTCAGCCGGGCGGAATCGCTCGATATGGTCGAAGCCATCCTCGACAAGATGAGCGATGCGCTCGCCGATGGCGAAAACGTCAAGATTTCCGGCTTCGGCAGCTTCGTGCTCCGCGACAAGAAGGAACGCGTCGGCCGCAACCCCAAGACCGGGGTCGAAGTGCCGATCACGCCGCGCCGCGTGATGACCTTCCGCGCGAGCCAGCTGCTGAAAGAGCGTATCGCGAACGGATAG
- the rpmF gene encoding 50S ribosomal protein L32 codes for MAVPKRKVSPHRRGNRRAHDSLKVEAHHECSNCGELKRPHNLCPHCGYYNGREIIAVGL; via the coding sequence ATGGCCGTCCCCAAGAGGAAAGTATCGCCCCACCGTCGCGGCAACCGCCGTGCACACGATTCGCTCAAGGTCGAAGCGCATCACGAGTGCTCGAACTGTGGTGAGCTCAAGCGTCCGCACAACCTGTGCCCGCACTGCGGATACTACAACGGCCGCGAAATCATCGCCGTCGGTCTTTAA
- a CDS encoding MAPEG family protein, with protein sequence MGIFLPVTLTAAAAAAIINIWLAVRVGQMRGATKTIHGDDAGGPLTRRMRAQLNFVENTPFVLALIAAIELTGKGDPWLAWVAGLYMLGRVAHGFGMDAETGTKPRMIGTLITMLTLLGLAIVAALIAMGVM encoded by the coding sequence ATGGGAATTTTTCTGCCCGTTACACTGACCGCAGCGGCGGCAGCGGCCATCATCAACATCTGGCTCGCCGTGCGCGTCGGACAGATGCGCGGCGCCACCAAGACCATCCACGGCGACGATGCGGGCGGCCCGCTGACGCGCCGGATGCGCGCGCAGCTGAATTTCGTCGAGAACACGCCCTTCGTGCTGGCGCTGATCGCGGCGATCGAGCTGACCGGCAAGGGCGATCCCTGGCTGGCGTGGGTCGCGGGCCTCTACATGCTCGGCCGGGTCGCGCATGGCTTCGGCATGGACGCCGAAACCGGCACCAAGCCGCGCATGATCGGCACGCTGATCACCATGCTCACCCTGCTCGGCCTCGCCATCGTGGCGGCGCTGATTGCGATGGGTGTGATGTAA
- a CDS encoding LexA family transcriptional regulator, whose protein sequence is MENISRDERHARGRLQDLAKAQGTSLAALSRLIGRNPAYLQQYVARGSPRHLDEPDLRKIAEFLGKSPRVIQTRPFDTSRSTVADYAPTPSLDDLVEVPRLALDASAGPGAFSAEEISFDAFRFSRRWLREMGLEGADLSAIRVEGDSMEPTLRSGDEIFVDRNKRQGEGIHVVRIGDALHVKQVQASAPGRITLISANDSYAPIDLAREEVEVIGRVVWKGGRV, encoded by the coding sequence ATGGAAAACATCTCACGCGACGAACGTCATGCCCGCGGACGGCTTCAGGACCTGGCCAAGGCGCAGGGCACCAGCCTTGCCGCGCTTTCGCGCCTGATCGGGCGCAATCCGGCCTATCTGCAGCAATATGTGGCGCGCGGCAGCCCGCGGCACCTTGACGAGCCGGACCTGCGCAAGATCGCGGAATTTCTTGGCAAATCCCCGCGCGTGATCCAAACGCGGCCCTTCGACACCTCGCGCAGCACGGTGGCGGATTACGCGCCGACGCCCAGCCTCGACGACCTTGTTGAAGTGCCGCGCCTCGCGCTCGATGCCTCGGCCGGGCCGGGCGCGTTCTCGGCAGAGGAAATTTCCTTCGATGCCTTCCGTTTCAGCCGCCGCTGGCTGCGCGAAATGGGGCTGGAAGGCGCGGACCTTTCCGCGATCCGGGTTGAGGGGGACAGCATGGAGCCGACCCTGCGCAGTGGGGACGAAATTTTCGTCGACCGCAACAAACGGCAGGGCGAGGGAATCCACGTCGTGCGCATCGGCGATGCGCTGCACGTCAAGCAGGTGCAGGCCAGCGCGCCGGGCCGCATCACCCTCATCAGCGCCAACGACAGCTACGCCCCCATCGACCTCGCCCGCGAGGAGGTGGAAGTGATCGGCCGCGTGGTCTGGAAAGGGGGACGGGTATGA
- a CDS encoding MBL fold metallo-hydrolase, protein MRAGIVPVTPLQQNCSLIWCTQTMKGALIDPGGDLDKLKAAVAQTGVELEKILITHGHIDHCGEAGVLAKELGLTIEGPHEGDRFWISRLDEDGAKYGVNGQVFEPDRWLDDGDTVTVGELTLEVIHCPGHTPGHVVFFHRPSKFAIVGDVLFQGSIGRTDFPMGNHQDLIDAITQKLWPLGDDVTFIPGHGPTSTFGQERKTNAFVSDYALS, encoded by the coding sequence ATGCGCGCCGGAATCGTCCCCGTAACCCCGCTGCAGCAGAACTGCTCGCTGATCTGGTGCACGCAGACCATGAAGGGCGCGCTGATCGATCCGGGTGGCGATCTCGACAAGCTCAAGGCGGCGGTCGCGCAGACCGGGGTGGAGCTGGAAAAGATCCTCATCACTCACGGCCATATCGACCATTGTGGCGAAGCGGGCGTGCTGGCGAAGGAGCTGGGCCTCACAATCGAGGGCCCGCATGAAGGCGACCGCTTCTGGATCTCCCGCCTCGACGAGGACGGCGCGAAATACGGAGTGAACGGACAGGTGTTCGAGCCCGATCGCTGGCTCGACGATGGCGACACGGTGACAGTCGGCGAGCTGACGCTGGAGGTGATCCACTGCCCCGGCCACACGCCCGGCCACGTGGTTTTCTTCCACCGCCCGAGCAAGTTCGCGATCGTGGGCGACGTCTTGTTCCAGGGCAGCATCGGGCGCACCGATTTCCCGATGGGCAATCACCAGGATTTGATCGACGCGATCACGCAGAAGCTGTGGCCACTGGGCGACGACGTGACCTTCATCCCCGGCCACGGCCCGACCAGCACCTTCGGCCAGGAACGCAAGACCAACGCCTTCGTGAGCGATTACGCGCTTTCCTGA